In the Streptobacillus canis genome, TAATTTCATATATAAAACCACAAAATTATGAGAAATCTAAAAGTAGAGCTTTTAAAAAAGATTTAAATAGAATAGAGAATATAGTAATAATTCTAAAGAAAATATTGAAACTATTATTGGGAAAGAGTTAAGATTAAATCGTTCAATTCAAGTAGAAGGAGCATTTGCAGTAATAAAAGAAGATATGAAAGTTAGAAAATTGAAAGTAAGAGGTAATAACTCTGTTAATAGAGAACTTACAT is a window encoding:
- a CDS encoding transposase; this encodes MGKELRLNRSIQVEGAFAVIKEDMKVRKLKVRGNNSVNRELTFLIMGYNFKTHINKLKNNKKGNILHKIKEIS